TTAATCAGGCTGGAACGCTTGCCGCACGCCTTACTCACCTGGAGTTTTTCTGAATGAGCACCATGACCCCGCGTCAGATCGTTGAAGAGTTGGATAAGTATATCGTCGGGCAGACGGAAGCGAAGCGTAAAGTCGCGGTCGCCTTGCGTAACCGTTGGCGGCGCCAGCAAATCCCGGAGGAGTTTCGCGACGAGGTCATCCCGAAGAACATCATCATGATTGGGCCAACGGGCGTCGGCAAGACGGAGATTGCCCGGCGGTTGTCGCGCCTCGCGGATGCGCCGTTTGTGAAGGTCGAAGCATCGAAGTTCACCGAAGTAGGTTATGTGGGCAGGGATTGCGAGTCCATGATCCGCGAGTTGATGGAAGTGGGCCTCGCGATGGTCAAGGCGGAGATGCAGAAGGAGCTTCAGGGCAAGGCGAGGGAAGCGGCCGAGGCGCGTCTCTTGGACCTGTTGTTGCCGCCACAGCCGCGCCCGCAACGCATTTACCGTCCGGCGGACCCGTTGGCAGGCGATGAGGGCCCGGCGCCGGCTCCGCCCGCGGATGACAGCGAAGCGCGTACGCGGGCCATCTTGCAGCGGAAGCTTGCGGCGGGGGAAATGGACGAGCGCGAAATCGAGATCGAGACGCGCGAAACCGGCAAGACCTCGATGATGCAGGTGTTTTCCAACAGCGGCCTGGAAGAGATGGGCGTCAACCTGCAAGAGATGTTCGGACGCATGATGCCGCAACGCACCCGTAGACGGAAGGTGACCGTCGCGGAGGCTCGCAGCATTCTGGAAGCCGAAGAGTTGGACAACATGACCGACATGGATCTGGTCGTCAAGCGAGCCGTTGAACGCACCGAGAATTCGGGGATCGTGTTCCTGGACGAAATCGACAAGATAGCCGGTCGCGGTACGAAGGGGCATGGTCCGGATGTGTCGCGGGAAGGGGTGCAGCGGGATATTCTGCCGATCGTGGAAGGCAGCACGGTGGTCACGAAGTACGGACCGGTGCGCACTGACCACATCCTGTTTATTGCGGCGGGCGCCTTTCACATGACCAAGGTCTCTGATTTGATTCCGGAGCTCCAGGGGCGTTTCCCGATTCGCGTGGAACTGGACAACCTTGAAGCGGCGGACTTTGCGCGGATTCTGCGCGAGCCGCAGAATTCGCTGTTGAAGCAATACACGGAGATGCTGGGGACGGAAGGCGTCACGTTGGAGTTCAAAGATGACGCTGTCGATGCCATCGCCCGCATCTGCCAGGAAGTGAACCAGCAGTCGGAGAACATCGGCGCGCGTCGTTTGCACACGGTCATGGAGTTCCTGCTTGAGGACATTTCCTTCGAAGGCCCCGAGAACAAGGGGAAGTCGTATGTTGTCGATGGACCGATGGTCGAGGAGCGGCTGAAGAAGATTGTGGAGAGCCGCGATCTGAGCAAGTACATTCTCTAGTGGAGCGACTCATACTGATGGCATCTTTTTTTCTGGGGCGGAAAGCAGGGACAGACACCTCTTCGCTTCGCTGCGCTTGCGTCAGTCCCTGTTTTCAGCCGCTTTTGATTCGTCGTGGTGGAGTGACTCATCCTGATGGCATCTTATTTCCGGCGGAAAGCAGGGACAGACACGTCTCCGCTTCGCTGCGCTTGTGTCAGTCCCTGTATTATGCCGTTTTTGACCCCTCGGACGGACTCGGACAGAGACGTCGGCCATGATGCGATTTCCCGAGTATGAGGCGCTTGGCGTCCGCGTCGCGGCAATCTCAGACAAGTCGGATGGGGATTGCGGGTTCAACGCGCGGGACGGCGGCGCAGCCCGCCAGCGCTATTTCGAGCAATGTGGCGTGAGCGCCGAATCCGTTGTACAGGCGCATCAGGTCCACGGGAACCATGTGGCTGTTGCTGGACCAGGGGATGGGGGAAGAGGTACGAAGCGCACCGATACTGCCATTCCGGATACGGATGCGCTTATCACGGCAACTCCGGGCTTGGCCTTGGGAATTCGTGTTGCGGATTGCGTACCTGTCTATTTATTTGACCCGGTTCGAAAAGCGATTGGGCTGGTGCATGCCGGGCGCGTCGGGACGATGTTGGACATCGCGGGAGCCACCGTCACTGCTATGGTGCAAGAGTTTGGCACATCTCCGGAATGCCTTCACGCGCTCATTGGCCCGTCGGCAGGTCCCGGCGCGTATGAGGTGTCCCAAGAGATGGCCGACGAGTTTACCGCGGCAGGCCTTCCCGTAACGGGGCGATTTCTGGATTTGTGGCAGGCCAACTTCCGGCAGTTGGCGGCCTCGGGTATTCCCGAAAACCAGATTAGCATCGTGGGGGAATGCACCATCACCGGCGGGCGCTTCCATACCCATCGTGGGCATCCAGACGGTCAGAGAAATCTGGGATTGTTAATGCTTTAAGCCAATGCCTTGAACGGAGTTCGGAGAGGAGGTCGGGAATAGTTCTCTGTTGACGAGCCGATTCTCTGCTCACTTCCACCCCCAGACTTCATTGACTGTCGCACAGGTTGCACCCATCCGCCTTACTATGCTAGACTTAGCATCGCTCATGCGCGAAGTGTCACAAGAGTGGGTTTGCGCCCACTCTTTTTACTTGGTGTCAAATCGAGGGAAGCCGTGCCGAGTCTGGAAATTCATGAACGAGCATGGAAAACCCTCGAACCTGAGCTAGCCCAGCAAGGCTATGAGTTGGTAGAGGTAGAGGTAGCGGGTGGTTCGGGACGGTCCATTCTCCGCGTCTTTATAGATAAGGAGAAGGGGATCACCCTGGACGACTGCGCTGCCGTATCGCAATTTCTAGGACCTTTGCTGGACAAAGAGGAGTTGATCAGCGGTAGTTACGTGCTGGAGGTGTCTTCGCCGGGATTTGATCGTCCGGTGAGGAAACCTGCGGACTTTGGGCGATTTGCGGGCGAACGCATCAAGGTGAAGACACACCTTCCGGTGGAAGGCCGGAAACGGTTCGCCGGTACGCTCAGAGGGTTTGAGAATGGAGCGGTCCTCGTCGAATCGGAGGGGATACTCCATCGTATCCAGATAGAGAACGTACACAAGGCTAATCTGGTTCGCTAGACGCCAGACTACGCGAGGTAATGCGGTGGACAAGGACTTGCAGGTTATCCTGCAGCAACTCCAGGCGGAGAAGAGCATCGACAGGGATACCGTGATCGATGCGATTCGTGGCGCCATTGAGAGTGCTGCGCGGAAGACGTTCCACCCGAACGCGACCATTCAGGTGGAGATCGATCAGAAGAGTCTCGCCTACAAAGTCTACGAAATCCGGACCGTGGTTGAATTTGTCGAAGATACCATTCGAGAGGTTTCCCTGGCGGAAGCGCAATCGCTTAATCATGACGCGCGTGTCGGCGACAAGCTGAAAGTGCTCACGGAGCCGCGAGGTTTCGGGCGCATTGCGGCTCAAACCGCCATGCAAGTGCTCATGCAGCGGCTGAAGGACGCCGAGCGCGAGAACGTGTACGGCGAATACAAGCAGCGCGAAGGCGAGTTGGTGACGGGTTTGGTGAAGCGGGTTTCGCACGGGAACATCATCGTTTCCGTTGGGCGCGCCGAAGCCTTGTTGCCTCAGCGCGAACAGTCTCCCCGCGAGAGCTTCAAGCCCGGCGACCGTATTCGGGCCTACCTGTTGCAGGTGGAAAAGAGTCCCCGCGGACCGCAAATTGTGCTTTCGCGCACTACGCCCGAGTTTGTGCGTGCGCTGTTCGACCTTGAAGTGCCCGAAATCTATGACGGCACGATTCAGATTCGCGCCATTTCGCGCGAGCCGGGCAGCCGTACGAAGATTGCGGTAGCGTCCAAAGATCCAAATGTGGACCCCGTGGGTGCGTGCGTCGGTATGAAGGGTTCGCGCGTTCGCGCGGTCGTGGAAGAGTTGTGTGGAGAGAAGATTGATATCGTCCGTTGGAGCGAAGACCCGGTGGAAATGTGCGGGAATGCGCTCAACCCGGCCGATATTCTGGATATAACCGTCGACGAACAGACAAAGTCCATCCTGGTCATTGTGCCTCACGACCAGCTCTCGCTGGCGATTGGCAAGCGGGGTCAAAACGCCCGTCTCGCCTCGAAGCTCATGGGATGGAACATCGATATCAAGAGCGATGTCGAGTTGTCCGACGGTCCTGCCGCGTCTTCGGCTCCGGCAAAGGAACCGGAAGGAGACGCGGAGGAAGCGCAGCAAGATGTTGAAGCTGCGCAGTCTACCGAGAGTTCAGAGGAGTAGACGCCGTTTACGCCTCGTTGGATATCTCAAATTTACTCATGGGTGCTCGGGAGTAAGCGTTAATGCAAACAGTTTCCAGCTTGGCCGATCGACTGGGTATGGCGCCCGAGTTGGCGGTAGAAAAGCTGCGGTACATGCTGATCGACGTCGAAAGCGCTGAATCGGAAATCAGCGATGACGCCTGCGATTTGCTGATTGAAGCCGCCGACGATCCGGAGGCGGCAGACCGCGTACGTGACGCGAAGCTTCTGGAGCAGGAAAAG
The nucleotide sequence above comes from Candidatus Hydrogenedentota bacterium. Encoded proteins:
- a CDS encoding ribosome maturation factor RimP yields the protein MPSLEIHERAWKTLEPELAQQGYELVEVEVAGGSGRSILRVFIDKEKGITLDDCAAVSQFLGPLLDKEELISGSYVLEVSSPGFDRPVRKPADFGRFAGERIKVKTHLPVEGRKRFAGTLRGFENGAVLVESEGILHRIQIENVHKANLVR
- a CDS encoding polyphenol oxidase family protein, with translation MMRFPEYEALGVRVAAISDKSDGDCGFNARDGGAARQRYFEQCGVSAESVVQAHQVHGNHVAVAGPGDGGRGTKRTDTAIPDTDALITATPGLALGIRVADCVPVYLFDPVRKAIGLVHAGRVGTMLDIAGATVTAMVQEFGTSPECLHALIGPSAGPGAYEVSQEMADEFTAAGLPVTGRFLDLWQANFRQLAASGIPENQISIVGECTITGGRFHTHRGHPDGQRNLGLLML
- the hslU gene encoding ATP-dependent protease ATPase subunit HslU gives rise to the protein MSTMTPRQIVEELDKYIVGQTEAKRKVAVALRNRWRRQQIPEEFRDEVIPKNIIMIGPTGVGKTEIARRLSRLADAPFVKVEASKFTEVGYVGRDCESMIRELMEVGLAMVKAEMQKELQGKAREAAEARLLDLLLPPQPRPQRIYRPADPLAGDEGPAPAPPADDSEARTRAILQRKLAAGEMDEREIEIETRETGKTSMMQVFSNSGLEEMGVNLQEMFGRMMPQRTRRRKVTVAEARSILEAEELDNMTDMDLVVKRAVERTENSGIVFLDEIDKIAGRGTKGHGPDVSREGVQRDILPIVEGSTVVTKYGPVRTDHILFIAAGAFHMTKVSDLIPELQGRFPIRVELDNLEAADFARILREPQNSLLKQYTEMLGTEGVTLEFKDDAVDAIARICQEVNQQSENIGARRLHTVMEFLLEDISFEGPENKGKSYVVDGPMVEERLKKIVESRDLSKYIL
- the nusA gene encoding transcription termination factor NusA, yielding MDKDLQVILQQLQAEKSIDRDTVIDAIRGAIESAARKTFHPNATIQVEIDQKSLAYKVYEIRTVVEFVEDTIREVSLAEAQSLNHDARVGDKLKVLTEPRGFGRIAAQTAMQVLMQRLKDAERENVYGEYKQREGELVTGLVKRVSHGNIIVSVGRAEALLPQREQSPRESFKPGDRIRAYLLQVEKSPRGPQIVLSRTTPEFVRALFDLEVPEIYDGTIQIRAISREPGSRTKIAVASKDPNVDPVGACVGMKGSRVRAVVEELCGEKIDIVRWSEDPVEMCGNALNPADILDITVDEQTKSILVIVPHDQLSLAIGKRGQNARLASKLMGWNIDIKSDVELSDGPAASSAPAKEPEGDAEEAQQDVEAAQSTESSEE